From Quercus robur chromosome 8, dhQueRobu3.1, whole genome shotgun sequence:
AGGCGTATTGTATTTATTGATGTATTAGGAAGTTTTTCTGCACTTGGAGTTTTGATTGCAATTTGACAAATGTCTGGATTGGTATTCATTTGAAGCCaaactttcttgtgtttttgtatgttgtTAGCTACAGTAAAGTGGGTTGTAAGAgagtaatttgtttttttatttttgttagttttgtGAGAAACAAATGTGTGGTATTGTTGATAAGCAAGAAGAAGTAATTTGATACTTTCTGTAAAAGAGTTTGATGACGAAGTTTATGCGGATCAATGGCAGAACCAACTCCTTTGTAGCAAATCATTTATCCGAGTCTCTACAATGCTTGGCTAGGTATGTGTCTCTCTCCTAATTTTCTGATTCGCCTTCCCTACAATTCCTAGATTGGTACATCCTCCTtcccattttattaattttaatctcCTTTAAATCCCCTCCTCTCTAGAATGATTAGATCTGTGTacatttgattacaagttcgtTAGTAGGAACTTTGGagaatagaatttatatttttttctagcaTTGTTCTAGAGCAGCTCACAATATAACTTACCCAAAGCTGAAAACGGCAAAAATCTTAGTTATGTGTGCATGTTTTGTTCCTTTTGCTTCTTGGGGtttgtaattgttatttatcattGTATATATTACCTTTTCATTTTGGTAGCAAATTGGGAACCCAATGagaaacatttaattgattattgattttttcatcaattagccttcttattttatgattttcagtatatatatatatatatatatgttgtgtgTGTCATTGGCCAATGAATCAAATCTTGTCCATCATTTGCTTTAATGAAATGATGGAggcattaatgaaaaatttgcaTACTGTTTGAatgttacttttattgtttgtgtattgccgttttttgggtttgaattatTATCTATGCTTACAAAGGTATATGCatttttctcaataattttCGGTTAGTATCTAATGTCTCCTTCACCACAGCACATTAAGACGTTGGAGAAGTGGCCAACCTTCAGAATCCTGGGAGGCTCATAAGGCAGCAATCCAAGCACTCATAAAGCTGCCTTCAGGCGAGCTTGTTACAGGTATAATATGATTAAGTAGATGACTGTTCTGCTAGatattgttttagattttgttggtAGTTGGAATTGGTTACATCAGATTGGAATGCATTATCAACTACGAATGTCTTTCACTATGAACTTATGGGGTTCATTTTTATGCTACCACGATTTTAGGTTCAAGTGATACAACTTTAAAACTTTGGAGAGGAAGCAAAtgtacacatacttttgttgGGCATACAggtattttttccatttatttgccttcattgtgctttatatatatatatatatatatatatccttatctGCAATGTGTTGAAATCATGTGGGAATGAAAATAATTGTAGATTTTGCAAACTAACGATGctgtaaaattttcttcttacatGTCTGTTTGGTGATCATCAAACATATTTTCTTTGAGCTTCCTATAAGTTAGAAGTGGAAGAAGCATTTAATAAGACTTCTGATGTATAAGTTGGCATTAATTGACCAAACTGTTGACATGGGTAATCCTCATATGTTTAGTGCTTTACATGGTTtgattgctaaaaaatttagacatGATGATACTGAGTTTGTCTCTTGTGGAGTATTTAGTGGGAAAGGAATGCTTGCACTTTTGACGGAAGTGCAAGCATTCTTGATTTGAAGTTCTTCCGGACTTTATCTAAGCGGACTAATGCTTTGGCATTCATTACCAATCTGACTGGTTTTCTATTTATCTTCACATGATTGAGAGTTGTGTTATTTGCTTCAAACTTGGCTTTATAATATGGCTTTATATATCATTGATAAAACAGATCAAATATAGGCTGATGCACTTGTTCTGAGGGGGATCAGTTGCACATTTGAGGAAGGGCACAAAATACGTATTGTTGGCAGAATTGGCAATGGCAAGACCACTCTCATAGAGATGAACCTGTTTTGTCCAGTGGAGCTAGCTAGAGGGACCATTGTAATGTATCTATTGAAACCTGTAGTATTCCATGTAATGTTCACGAGATTAcgtaacttttaaattttaagtgttcattttttttctaattcagaATAATACTACAAGGTACATCataattttagggttttatttactGTGTTTGGGATTCAAGAACCTTTATATAGctgtgttatttgtttttttagttggttGGTGTCAATTTTTATTCATGGTCATTTTGTTCTGGACTTTCTATATTGTGgctattaaaattttcagaattgaCTTGAAGAATTTAGATAATTTTCTAATGTTGGACGATTTATCATGTATGAATAATTCCAATCCTAgcttttttaaactttgaattttctttgattggtaTGGATTGCAGTGAATCCTCCAACGAGGAGGATTTCCAAATCGTTCATGTAGAGGTTATGCAATTCATTGTTGTTTTTTACGTCATGTACATTCGTTAATCGTGGCTCATTGTGTATAGGCTCATTGTATTGACTTGAAGAATTTAGATAATTTTCTAATGTTGGACGATTTATCATGTATGAATAATTCCAATCCTAgcttttttaaactttgaattttctttgattggtaTGGATTGCAGTGAATCCTCCAACGAGGAGGATTTCCAAATCGTTCATGTAGAGGTTATGCAATTCATTGTTGTTTTTTACGTCATGTACATTCGTTAATCGTGGCTCATTGTGTATAGGCTGATGTAGTATTTTGTAAGTACACAATAATGGACTGCAGTGAATCAAATAGACGGGGTACGACCAAAGGTGACTGAATAGGATCAAATAGAGTAAATAGAATGTAGTACACCGATTTTCCTAGAAACCAcagtggaccgaataagaccaaagtagatataatggaccgaataagaccaaagtagtccaaaaacaaaaataataaggttatttttccatatatacATATCTGTCAGTGAAACAATTGGAAAACGATGACACTTCTACTTAAAGCACACATGACAACAGATGGTACTTGGAAGTATACATATCTTACTAAATACCACAACAAGAAGTCGTACTTTTGCATTCATGCATCCGTACGTTGTCTCGTGGGTGCATCAACTTCATCATCCCCCACAACGTGAGCCACCACTTCATTCAACATGTTTGCACTCAACGTTGCGATCCTCCTTGCGTGGTCACGCTCCTCAATGGCAACTTCCAACTGATACCTTAACAAAGTGTGCCTAATGTCTCCACTGCCATAGTTGGTTCCTTCGCTTTGAGAAGTGCTAGGTGGAGTTGAGGTTGATATGTTTGGAGTTTCCCACGACGTAGACACACCACCATGCACGCCCATACCATTACCATGCAAATACTCCATGTATGCAGCTTCGGCTTCCCTTCGATCTTTATATGATTTGTGATTGGCGTTTGGGAATTTATGAACTTGTCTACTCGCATCTAGCCAACTGTCGTATATGCCTGGAACACGACCGTTAAACACAACATAGGTTCGTCCCATCCTGCTCTACAAAAACGCAATGGTGGGAACTCTTTGCACTAGAATAACATGGCTGCACCTTCTAACGTGTGAAGTGAGCTTTTGTAGTGGAAATGGGGCCACAACTCGATTccatagaaatcgagttatagcatGCGGAGTtacatgtaactcgacttctcATTAACCGAGTTTCTGAAATGCCGTCATTTCAATACGTCTTGTCAACAGTAACTCGATTTATGTGGTATCGAGTTTTATATAAAATCGATGTACTTAATATCGAGTCATGTTGTCCCCCTCCCCACATTTCAGAATCCATGCACGTGTCTGGCTCTATCTGTGTTGAAAACCTTCACTGTCTGGTCTCTGAAAAAGAAAGCCTATGAGGTGAACAAAGTTTGCTAACTCTTCTGCCATTTTCCTTGTCATTATTGCATCCTCACCAGGCGTGCTGTTGCTGTGGTCCCCTTCTTCTTTGTTCTGGCACATCTTCCCTGACAGGTATATATTCACTTACATAACTACTTATAAATGGATTGACTTACATAACTACTTAAGGGTTTGGATTGCTTTCTACAACTGTCTTATTCTGacattatgtgtgtgtatatatatacataaagaaaacattgtatagatatatgtatatatagacaaaCGTACTTACCCATATAATAAGATGTATATGTGGCATTcccaaatatatgtatatatatatacacacacatacacacacacacacatataaggggaaatatatatatatatacatgtatgtatgtatgtatatgcaaatatatgtaaatataaacaAAGCTACCTACCCATATATgatcacatgtatatatatatatatatatacacacacacacatgtataggTATGTTTACATATAATGTATGTGCTTAGGGCaccaattttttgaaacatttttgttAGGAATTGCAAAAACTGTTAGTGCATTGAAAATCCTGCAAAAAATTGTCCAAGAAACGATTAATTATTGTGTGCTCTTATGACTTATGTGAGAATAAtcttatatgtgtgtatgtgtgtgtgatagTGACATTGTATACATATTGTTCCTAAATATGTCGAGTTTTATATAGTAATgtatataatacttttttttgagaactctTTTgggaaatatgtatataatcattctaaataaacatatatataaacaaacattgTACGGTGAATTCATATGATGACATATGCATTCATTCGTAACTACACACTAATGATGTGTAATGTATACTGAGGTTTAAATTGTATGGCTCTTTCAGTTCTGAAAGTCTTTGCTGTGTGGGTTCTGAAAAAGAAAGCCTGCGAGGTGAACAAGTTTTGCTGaccatgtttgcattttcctACTCCATATTGCATCCTTACCAAGCGAGTTTACAAACACCCTAATTCTTTGTTGTGGCACGTCTCCCCTAAAAGGCCAATGTTTGTGTTCAAACGAATCAAGTGTGTACACCTATAAT
This genomic window contains:
- the LOC126695033 gene encoding uncharacterized protein LOC126695033 isoform X1, which encodes MTKFMRINGRTNSFVANHLSESLQCLASTLRRWRSGQPSESWEAHKAAIQALIKLPSGELVTGSSDTTLKLWRGSKCTHTFVGHTVGKECLHF
- the LOC126695033 gene encoding uncharacterized protein LOC126695033 isoform X3, encoding MTKFMRINGRTNSFVANHLSESLQCLASTLRRWRSGQPSESWEAHKAAIQALIKLPSGELVTGSSDTTLKLWRGSKCTHTFVGHTG
- the LOC126695033 gene encoding uncharacterized protein LOC126695033 isoform X2, whose translation is MTKFMRINGRTNSFVANHLSESLQCLASTLRRWRSGQPSESWEAHKAAIQALIKLPSGELVTGSSDTTLKLWRGSKCTHTFVGHTDQI